The following coding sequences are from one Nicotiana tomentosiformis chromosome 3, ASM39032v3, whole genome shotgun sequence window:
- the LOC104101902 gene encoding alcohol acyltransferase 9: protein MSSSVLVKEVVLITPSEPTPIQILPLSALDSQLFLRFTIEYLLVYKPSRHGLDKAATVNQVKSALGRALVPYYPLAGRVRARTNGSGLEVVCRAQGAAFLQAVSDLTASEFQAAPRHKTQWRKLLSLQVVDVLKGAPPLVVQLTWLSDCSATLAVGFNHCLCDGIGSSEFLNLFAELATGKEKFTDLKPKPVWDRYLMDPKSYKYKSSTSHHPEFKKVPDLCGFISRFNQERLAPTSVIFDKRRVNELKKLIYSQSSICTSFEVLSAHIWKSWATALNLPTNQTLKLLFTINIRNKVKPSLPSGYYGNGFVLGCAQTSAKDLVEKGLGYATGLVKRAKERVDDEYVREVVDTVSSNGTSPDSVGVLIMSQWSRLGLERVDIGMGRPVEVGPVCCDRYCILLPVYDHKDSVKVNVAVPATAVEKYLHLLKSIGT, encoded by the coding sequence ATGTCAAGCTCTGTTCTTGTAAAAGAAGTTGTTTTAATTACCCCTTCAGAGCCAACCCCAATCCAAATTCTCCCACTTTCTGCTTTAGATTCTCAGCTCTTTTTGCGTTTCACCATCGAATATTTGCTGGTTTACAAGCCATCACGCCATGGGTTAGATAAAGCGGCTACAGTAAACCAAGTCAAGTCCGCACTTGGTCGAGCCCTGGTTCCTTACTACCCTTTAGCCGGAAGAGTCAGGGCTCGAACCAACGGTTCAGGCCTGGAAGTAGTGTGTCGAGCCCAGGGTGCGGCTTTCTTACAAGCCGTCTCCGATCTAACGGCGTCAGAATTCCAAGCAGCTCCTCGGCATAAAACACAGTGGCGGAAGCTCTTGTCGTTACAAGTGGTCGACGTGCTTAAAGGGGCCCCACCATTAGTTGTACAGCTGACGTGGCTCTCCGATTGCTCAGCCACGTTAGCTGTCGGGTTCAATCATTGTCTATGCGATGGAATTGGTAGTTCTGAATTCCTCAACTTATTCGCCGAATTAGCTACTGGTAAGGAAAAATTCACTGATTTAAAGCCCAAACCAGTTTGGGATCGTTATCTCATGGACCCAAAATCATATAAGTACAAGTCATCTACAAGTCATCATCCAGAGTTTAAGAAAGTTCCTGATCTTTGTGGTTTTATTTCTCGATTTAATCAAGAAAGACTCGCACCCACTTCAGTTATATTCGACAAAAGAAGagtaaacgaattgaagaaattaATATACAGCCAGTCCTCAATATGCACTTCGTTTGAAGTACTCTCAGCTCATATATGGAAAAGTTGGGCCACAGCACTAAACTTACCGACCAACCAAACATTAAAACTACTGTTTACAATCAACATACGGAACAAAGTGAAACCGAGCTTGCCCAGTGGTTACTACGGCAACGGTTTCGTTCTCGGCTGCGCTCAAACTTCAGCTAAAGACTTAGTCGAGAAAGGGCTGGGTTATGCAACTGGGTTAGTGAAAAGAGCAAAAGAAAGAGTGGACGATGAGTACGTTAGAGAAGTGGTGGATACGGTGAGTTCGAACGGAACTAGTCCGGACTCAGTGGGCGTGTTGATAATGTCGCAATGGTCAAGGCTAGGACTAGAGAGAGTTGACATAGGAATGGGAAGGCCAGTTGAAGTAGGGCCAGTTTGCTGTGATAGGTACTGTATATTATTGCCAGTGTATGATCACAAGGATTCGGTGAAGGTAAATGTTGCGGTCCCTGCTACTGCTGTTGAAAAATACTTGCATCTTTTGAAGAGCATCGGCACCTGA